In a single window of the Vibrio celticus genome:
- a CDS encoding multidrug effflux MFS transporter, which translates to MSQSTFKKTPLLLAMMIIATGQVGVSIYLPALPLIASDLSATQVDVQLLVTLFLVGFGLSQLFYGPMSDAVGRRPIFLLGQGVYLIGTVVCVVFSDNMMALEVGRLLQGLGAGSASVLGRSVLRDSYDGSQLTKALSYISITASIMPIIAPVFGGWISFHLGWQAVFLFVLLYLLAIFTLGYFVLHETLPYGKSRFDACQVVKNYGRLLTNRQVLTSASYNWMSYMASLVSLSLFPFLMQEQLGLTAAEYGSLMIVPSAGLLIGSVALNLLNRRFSTPQLMSLAILIILASGTWLLTHELSIFNLVWAFTWLAIAQGISFPLSISMLLEPHKKQAGAVSALSGSIQMCLAGLLGGYLVESWVTTHLQLGVFYLIIGAAMGGVLWSSTKMNKKGDTVEVEYS; encoded by the coding sequence TTGAGCCAATCGACCTTTAAAAAAACGCCGTTACTCTTAGCAATGATGATTATTGCTACGGGGCAGGTGGGTGTGAGCATCTACTTGCCAGCATTGCCGTTAATTGCTTCTGACTTAAGTGCTACTCAAGTAGATGTACAGCTGCTCGTGACGCTGTTTCTGGTGGGCTTTGGCTTGTCTCAGCTATTTTACGGACCGATGTCCGATGCGGTGGGAAGAAGACCTATTTTCTTGTTAGGTCAGGGCGTTTATTTGATTGGTACTGTCGTTTGTGTTGTGTTTTCTGACAATATGATGGCGCTAGAAGTTGGTCGCTTGCTGCAAGGTTTAGGGGCGGGTAGTGCCTCGGTTCTTGGGAGAAGTGTGCTTCGCGACAGCTATGATGGTTCTCAACTCACTAAGGCGCTGTCTTATATCTCGATCACAGCTTCGATCATGCCGATCATTGCGCCAGTATTCGGTGGTTGGATTTCATTTCACCTCGGTTGGCAGGCGGTGTTCCTGTTCGTTTTATTGTATCTACTAGCGATATTCACACTGGGTTACTTTGTTCTGCATGAAACTTTGCCATACGGAAAGAGCCGCTTTGATGCCTGCCAAGTGGTGAAGAACTATGGGCGCTTGTTGACCAATCGCCAAGTGTTGACCAGTGCCAGTTACAACTGGATGAGCTACATGGCGAGTTTGGTATCGCTGTCGTTGTTTCCATTCTTAATGCAAGAGCAATTGGGGCTGACCGCCGCTGAATATGGCTCATTGATGATTGTTCCTTCGGCAGGCTTACTGATAGGTAGCGTCGCTTTAAACTTACTCAATCGTAGGTTTAGTACGCCCCAACTGATGAGCCTTGCGATTTTGATTATCTTGGCATCGGGAACTTGGCTTCTTACTCATGAGTTATCCATTTTTAACTTAGTTTGGGCGTTTACTTGGTTGGCGATAGCACAAGGCATTTCGTTCCCACTATCAATCAGCATGTTATTAGAACCTCATAAGAAACAAGCGGGCGCAGTGTCGGCATTGTCTGGTTCAATTCAGATGTGTTTAGCGGGTTTATTGGGTGGGTATCTAGTAGAAAGTTGGGTCACGACTCATCTACAGTTAGGCGTGTTCTACCTCATTATTGGTGCAGCCATGGGTGGAGTGCTTTGGTCTTCAACCAAAATGAACAAGAAAGGCGATACTGTTGAAGTGGAATATAGCTAA
- a CDS encoding glutaredoxin domain-containing protein — protein sequence MKKPVKITLYRWAGSWGPFKVNIPCGECTLTKDILKDTFENELADVDVELEVKDWLSHWWEPLKLGSWHAPILVVEGKVVSQGEALNRGVLVQSVIKEWTKRDSLKGNIVYGKATCPFCVKAKKMLDEAGVEYQYHDVVKDSAALYRMIPEVKAHIGEKTPVTVPQIWLDGKYIGGADNLEAWMKENGLDSIPNNVVDLSNQSAG from the coding sequence ATGAAGAAACCAGTCAAGATTACACTATACCGTTGGGCAGGCAGCTGGGGTCCATTTAAAGTAAATATCCCATGTGGAGAATGTACCCTTACCAAAGACATTCTTAAGGACACTTTTGAGAATGAATTGGCTGACGTTGATGTCGAACTAGAAGTGAAAGATTGGTTATCTCACTGGTGGGAACCTTTAAAGCTGGGTTCTTGGCATGCTCCGATCCTTGTTGTTGAAGGCAAAGTGGTCAGCCAAGGTGAAGCGCTGAATCGCGGTGTGTTAGTCCAATCGGTGATCAAAGAGTGGACCAAACGAGACAGCCTAAAAGGCAACATCGTTTATGGTAAGGCGACCTGCCCATTCTGTGTTAAAGCAAAGAAAATGTTGGATGAAGCGGGTGTTGAATACCAATACCACGATGTCGTAAAAGACAGTGCCGCTTTGTATCGTATGATTCCAGAGGTAAAAGCACACATTGGTGAGAAAACACCGGTCACTGTCCCGCAGATCTGGCTTGATGGTAAGTACATCGGTGGTGCCGACAACTTAGAAGCGTGGATGAAAGAGAATGGTTTAGATAGCATCCCTAATAATGTGGTCGACTTATCCAATCAATCTGCTGGCTGA
- a CDS encoding DMT family transporter, protein MSQHHPIQGASWMLTAGLAFALINSLTQIASIHFGLTSTTVAVIQYSIALFAILPYLKTLGIRRALKTDNLKLHVFRVFLSVIGIQLWIWALAYPVPIWQGIALLMTSPLFATIGSGLFLKEKVGAARWGATLAGFVGAMVILEPWAEDFSWATLLPVGAAFFWACYSLMVKKLSSQDSPSTMVVYLLLLITPFNILLAVPDWQMPSGGTIWAILIVIGVMTALAQWAIVKAYSVADASFVQPFDHAKLPLNVLAGWLVFSWVPPGRLWLGAAIIIASVAFITHWETKKTAKVKKV, encoded by the coding sequence ATGTCACAACACCATCCGATTCAAGGCGCTAGCTGGATGCTAACCGCTGGTTTAGCCTTTGCTTTGATCAACAGCCTAACTCAAATCGCTAGCATTCATTTCGGACTGACTTCTACTACCGTTGCCGTCATTCAGTATTCAATTGCATTGTTCGCTATTCTTCCTTATCTAAAAACATTGGGAATTCGACGAGCACTAAAAACTGATAATCTCAAGCTACACGTATTCCGTGTCTTCCTATCGGTTATTGGTATCCAACTTTGGATTTGGGCGCTGGCTTACCCTGTGCCGATTTGGCAAGGCATAGCCCTTCTTATGACTTCGCCACTGTTTGCAACCATAGGTTCTGGTCTTTTCCTAAAAGAGAAAGTGGGCGCAGCTCGTTGGGGGGCAACCTTAGCAGGCTTCGTGGGTGCGATGGTGATTCTAGAGCCATGGGCTGAAGACTTTAGCTGGGCGACGTTGTTACCCGTTGGTGCAGCGTTCTTTTGGGCATGCTACTCACTGATGGTGAAAAAGCTTTCTTCACAAGACAGCCCTTCCACCATGGTGGTTTACCTTCTGCTATTAATTACGCCATTTAACATCTTGCTGGCCGTTCCTGATTGGCAAATGCCAAGTGGCGGCACTATTTGGGCTATCTTAATCGTTATCGGTGTTATGACAGCACTGGCTCAGTGGGCTATTGTAAAAGCATACTCGGTGGCTGATGCCTCTTTCGTTCAACCGTTTGATCACGCGAAATTACCTCTAAATGTCTTGGCTGGTTGGCTGGTCTTCAGTTGGGTTCCACCAGGTCGTTTATGGCTAGGGGCTGCGATTATCATTGCGTCAGTTGCATTCATTACCCATTGGGAAACAAAAAAAACGGCGAAAGTTAAGAAAGTTTAA
- a CDS encoding porin, whose product MKKAVLASAVVAALVSGSSLAATVYSSDGTELKIGGRAEARFNISDNNESASDSSFKDKSRARLNISGKTQVSDELYGFGKYEAEFTGDTAEGVNGEKTDSLTNRYFYAGLGTNFGEFSYGKQDSSQVMLTDITDTMATFGADAADAVDGNKDKRENNFLYSGEFDALTVQANYIAANEKDADSFGIAAMYNLGAFDLGAGYVSQKNGNFDDDQINLVAQFSMDAFTVGGLYTMASVADEDYTGYELSAIFKATKQLSLIGVYNYGEFDKAADEEANNFAIEAVYKFNGHIRTYAGYKFEQLDNKDDQLQAGVRYDF is encoded by the coding sequence ATGAAAAAGGCAGTTCTAGCTTCTGCAGTGGTAGCAGCACTAGTTTCAGGTTCTTCTCTAGCAGCAACAGTTTACAGCTCTGACGGCACTGAGCTTAAGATTGGCGGTCGTGCGGAAGCTCGCTTCAACATCTCTGACAACAACGAAAGTGCATCAGACAGTTCTTTCAAAGACAAGTCACGAGCTCGTCTAAATATCTCAGGTAAAACTCAAGTTTCAGATGAGTTATACGGCTTTGGTAAATATGAAGCTGAATTTACTGGAGATACGGCTGAAGGTGTAAATGGAGAGAAAACGGACTCACTTACTAACCGTTATTTCTATGCTGGCCTTGGTACAAACTTCGGTGAATTCTCTTACGGTAAGCAAGATTCATCACAGGTAATGTTGACTGACATTACGGATACAATGGCTACATTTGGTGCTGATGCCGCTGATGCCGTTGATGGTAACAAAGATAAACGTGAGAATAACTTCCTTTACTCTGGTGAGTTTGACGCGTTGACAGTGCAAGCTAACTACATCGCAGCAAATGAAAAAGACGCTGATAGTTTTGGCATCGCTGCTATGTACAACCTAGGTGCATTTGACCTTGGTGCGGGTTATGTTTCTCAAAAGAATGGTAACTTCGATGACGATCAAATCAACCTTGTAGCTCAGTTCTCCATGGATGCGTTTACTGTTGGTGGCCTATACACAATGGCTTCAGTTGCAGATGAAGACTACACAGGCTACGAGCTTTCAGCTATCTTCAAGGCAACTAAACAGCTATCACTAATTGGCGTATATAACTACGGTGAGTTCGATAAAGCGGCTGATGAAGAAGCAAACAACTTTGCTATTGAAGCGGTATACAAGTTTAACGGCCACATTCGTACATATGCTGGTTACAAGTTCGAGCAACTAGACAATAAAGATGACCAACTACAAGCTGGTGTACGCTACGACTTCTAA
- a CDS encoding succinylglutamate desuccinylase/aspartoacylase family protein, with protein MKTEYLGDVLQGRQVIGSLNVEDLQVGEHQFWFQVTSDGLGQPKNMPVSVFKGSQDGPKLMITAGIHGDELNGVLAAQQIIRDLVGKNLTGTVTIVPTVNLSGLLNHSRDFISSDPGSCPANLNRLFPGDSHGLAAERFVASLWERLLKHNATFAVDLHTQTRGAVYPLYVFADYRIDQCLEMARLMQPDCVLNDPGDPGILETVWNRSGIPSITVEVGMGKFTQPDMIQRAVDGVLNMLSYYEMLEVDGQDPLEVKQLPSMDWIEGNNVVSIRADIGGFVLPQVELLQSVEQGDLLAIQYDAFGNECRRYHAPSAGRVLSYNVDALREPGALVCRLLS; from the coding sequence ATGAAAACAGAGTACTTAGGCGATGTTTTACAAGGCAGGCAGGTTATTGGCTCCTTGAATGTTGAAGACTTACAGGTCGGAGAGCATCAGTTTTGGTTTCAAGTGACCAGCGATGGACTAGGGCAACCGAAAAATATGCCAGTGTCTGTTTTTAAAGGAAGCCAAGATGGGCCAAAGTTGATGATCACCGCTGGTATTCATGGTGATGAGTTGAATGGCGTGTTGGCTGCTCAACAAATTATCAGAGATCTCGTTGGCAAGAACTTAACTGGCACCGTGACTATTGTGCCTACGGTCAACTTGTCTGGTTTGTTAAATCATAGCCGCGATTTTATCTCTTCTGATCCGGGTTCATGTCCGGCTAATCTCAATCGACTTTTCCCTGGTGATTCTCATGGTTTAGCTGCTGAGCGTTTTGTAGCGTCATTATGGGAGCGCTTACTCAAGCACAATGCAACGTTCGCGGTTGATCTTCATACTCAAACGCGCGGCGCGGTTTATCCTCTCTATGTTTTTGCTGATTACCGGATTGATCAATGCTTGGAGATGGCGAGATTAATGCAACCCGATTGCGTGCTCAATGACCCAGGCGACCCAGGTATCTTAGAAACCGTATGGAACCGAAGTGGTATCCCAAGTATCACGGTCGAAGTAGGGATGGGTAAGTTTACTCAACCTGACATGATTCAAAGAGCGGTAGACGGTGTTTTGAACATGCTTTCCTATTATGAAATGCTTGAGGTCGATGGACAAGATCCGTTAGAAGTAAAGCAACTGCCAAGCATGGATTGGATTGAAGGCAACAACGTCGTGTCTATTCGTGCTGATATTGGTGGTTTTGTTCTGCCTCAGGTCGAGCTTTTGCAAAGCGTGGAGCAAGGTGATTTGTTAGCCATCCAATATGATGCTTTTGGTAATGAATGCCGTCGTTATCACGCACCGTCTGCTGGACGTGTCCTTAGCTATAACGTGGATGCGTTAAGGGAGCCGGGTGCGCTTGTTTGTCGCTTGCTAAGTTAA
- a CDS encoding DsbA family protein has translation MKKHLISALILGSLMSTNAFAELNKEQTQQLEEINQFLKENPSTISGLHTSLEQYVAGQEQTKKAQAESHDWLYNNDAHPITGNPDGKSVIINFTDYNCPYCKRLEKGLVQLASENSDIKVINVYLSFKQQQVSGLDTNAALYAMKVWKDNPEAFPEVDRLLMAKSGIHSKSSLEAVAKKTGTEAELKTTQEQNQVLTTNHQTFSALGLTGTPTMMMNGNVLLGYVPYDRLKEIVDDAF, from the coding sequence ATGAAAAAGCATCTGATAAGCGCACTGATTTTAGGCTCATTAATGAGTACTAATGCCTTCGCAGAATTAAACAAAGAACAAACTCAACAACTTGAAGAAATTAATCAATTCCTGAAGGAAAACCCATCGACGATCTCTGGATTGCATACCAGTTTAGAGCAGTACGTTGCAGGTCAAGAGCAAACGAAGAAAGCCCAAGCGGAAAGCCATGATTGGTTATACAACAATGACGCCCACCCAATCACGGGCAATCCGGATGGCAAATCGGTCATCATTAACTTTACCGACTATAACTGCCCTTACTGTAAGCGCTTGGAAAAAGGCTTGGTTCAATTAGCCTCTGAAAACAGCGACATTAAAGTGATCAACGTGTACTTATCGTTTAAGCAGCAACAGGTTTCGGGACTAGACACCAACGCGGCGCTATACGCGATGAAAGTATGGAAAGATAACCCAGAAGCATTCCCTGAAGTTGATAGATTGCTGATGGCGAAAAGCGGTATTCACTCGAAAAGCTCACTAGAAGCCGTTGCCAAGAAGACGGGAACAGAGGCGGAACTAAAAACAACTCAAGAACAAAACCAGGTTCTAACCACTAACCATCAAACGTTCAGTGCACTAGGCTTAACGGGCACTCCAACCATGATGATGAACGGAAATGTTTTACTAGGATATGTGCCTTATGACCGATTAAAAGAGATCGTGGATGACGCTTTTTAA
- a CDS encoding protein disulfide oxidoreductase, with translation MKTPNNEEKSSTIEDDAVKGEAKKPSRLKKWGKELVSMILIVGVVSFAMDFYHSRSMPQGDAIPIVGQSLQGEDIDVIELSKNGKPVIVYFWATWCSACKLVSPTVNSFSDSHQVVSVALSSGPDERVQRFLDAKEYEFPVINDLSGSISRSWGVNVTPSIVIIKDGKISSIATGVTSPIGLWLRTYFA, from the coding sequence ATGAAGACTCCCAACAATGAAGAGAAATCTAGCACGATTGAAGACGACGCTGTAAAGGGTGAGGCCAAAAAGCCAAGTCGTCTTAAGAAGTGGGGAAAGGAACTGGTTTCAATGATATTGATCGTTGGCGTGGTTTCATTTGCCATGGACTTTTATCACAGCAGAAGCATGCCTCAAGGCGACGCGATTCCAATTGTAGGTCAATCGCTCCAAGGGGAAGATATTGATGTTATCGAGCTAAGCAAAAACGGTAAGCCCGTTATTGTCTATTTTTGGGCGACTTGGTGCAGCGCATGCAAATTGGTGAGCCCGACGGTTAATAGCTTCAGCGACTCCCATCAAGTAGTTTCTGTCGCACTTTCATCTGGTCCAGACGAACGTGTTCAGCGCTTCTTAGACGCCAAAGAGTATGAATTCCCTGTTATCAATGATCTCTCTGGATCGATCAGCAGAAGTTGGGGAGTCAATGTCACGCCAAGTATTGTCATCATCAAAGATGGAAAGATTAGCAGTATCGCAACCGGCGTTACATCCCCTATCGGCCTGTGGTTAAGAACCTACTTTGCCTAA
- a CDS encoding protein-disulfide reductase DsbD family protein produces the protein MRTCAKTLVTALLVMTSFTALAQTTGWLSVPEHPPVKMRMMSTGEQSEDGSKIQTVLDVVLDGDWKTYWRSPGEGGIPPSWDWSGSTNIESVEWRWPIPKYYEQLDVMTLGYKKHVSFPVTLTLKDNTKPAIFRASFTFPSCTNICVLTDYDIELPIDPQTLALDEEAMFLFNQGMSQSPREANRTSVNGLFWDKSKQQLVTQLTSKDGWDKPMVLIDGQEVIDDFFSQPSVHITDNTMTAVFDVSNWIGEVDLTDRNVSVTVSDTNFAEEMTAQVGSEPIAYQTSNNGFLAMIGFALIGGLILNIMPCVLPVLGMKLNSIIQNQGASNRHIRLSFLASASGVITSFALLALGMTALKMGGNAIGWGIQFQNVWFIGFMLIITLLFSINLLGLFEFRLPSGLNTWMATKGDDSHSGHFVQGMFATLLATPCSAPFLGTAVAYALGASYQELWAIFIALGIGMSAPWLIFALFPSLTKLLPKPGAWMFKVKLVFGLMMFITSLWLTSLLSPFIGKFPTILLSLFIVISVLIWIGRKLGRKVLIPIVATTTLMFGAALIVGSVTADNWATPIVDDLAWQKLDAKQIPQLVDEGKTVFVDVTADWCITCKANKIGVILQDPVYSHLQQEDIVLMKGDWTTPSESVTQYLQSNGRFGVPFNIVYGPSYKSGIPLPVILNSDTVVQAIDAAR, from the coding sequence ATGCGTACATGCGCGAAAACCTTAGTCACTGCCCTTTTGGTTATGACGTCATTTACCGCCTTGGCACAGACAACGGGCTGGCTTAGTGTGCCCGAGCATCCGCCTGTTAAGATGCGAATGATGTCGACAGGTGAACAATCGGAGGACGGCTCTAAGATTCAAACCGTGCTCGATGTCGTGCTCGACGGCGACTGGAAAACCTATTGGCGCAGCCCAGGCGAAGGTGGCATTCCGCCAAGCTGGGACTGGTCTGGTTCAACAAACATTGAGTCAGTAGAGTGGCGCTGGCCGATACCTAAATACTACGAGCAGCTTGACGTCATGACGTTAGGCTACAAAAAACATGTCAGCTTTCCTGTCACGTTAACCCTGAAAGACAACACGAAGCCTGCGATATTCAGGGCATCGTTTACCTTTCCGTCGTGTACCAATATCTGTGTGTTAACCGATTACGATATCGAACTGCCGATTGACCCACAAACCTTAGCGCTCGATGAAGAAGCGATGTTCTTGTTCAACCAAGGGATGAGCCAATCTCCACGAGAAGCTAACCGCACTTCGGTCAATGGTCTATTTTGGGACAAGAGCAAGCAGCAACTGGTTACTCAGCTGACAAGTAAAGATGGCTGGGATAAGCCGATGGTGTTGATTGACGGGCAAGAAGTGATTGATGACTTCTTCTCTCAACCAAGCGTCCACATCACAGACAATACAATGACGGCCGTATTTGATGTGAGCAACTGGATAGGTGAAGTCGACTTAACGGACCGTAACGTGAGTGTCACCGTTTCAGACACTAATTTCGCCGAAGAGATGACGGCCCAAGTTGGCTCAGAACCGATCGCTTACCAAACAAGCAACAACGGCTTTTTGGCGATGATAGGCTTCGCTTTAATTGGTGGTTTGATCCTCAACATCATGCCATGTGTTTTGCCAGTCTTAGGAATGAAATTAAACAGCATCATTCAAAACCAAGGTGCATCTAATCGTCATATCCGACTCTCATTCTTAGCTTCTGCTTCAGGTGTCATTACATCATTTGCGCTGTTAGCCCTAGGTATGACCGCACTAAAAATGGGGGGTAATGCGATTGGTTGGGGAATCCAATTCCAAAACGTTTGGTTCATCGGGTTCATGCTGATCATCACTTTGCTGTTCTCGATTAACCTGCTTGGGTTATTCGAATTCAGACTACCATCAGGTTTAAACACTTGGATGGCAACCAAAGGTGATGACTCACATTCAGGCCACTTTGTTCAAGGCATGTTTGCAACGCTGTTAGCAACGCCATGTAGCGCACCATTCCTAGGAACCGCTGTCGCGTATGCACTCGGAGCAAGCTACCAAGAGCTATGGGCAATCTTCATCGCGCTCGGTATCGGTATGAGTGCGCCTTGGTTGATCTTTGCGCTATTCCCAAGCCTAACCAAATTGCTTCCAAAGCCTGGGGCGTGGATGTTCAAAGTTAAGCTGGTATTTGGCTTAATGATGTTCATTACCAGCCTATGGCTAACAAGCCTCCTTAGCCCATTCATTGGTAAATTCCCAACTATCCTGCTGTCGCTATTTATCGTGATTTCAGTATTGATTTGGATTGGTCGTAAGTTGGGTCGCAAGGTGCTGATTCCTATCGTCGCAACCACAACCTTGATGTTTGGTGCTGCATTGATCGTCGGTAGTGTCACCGCTGATAACTGGGCGACTCCGATTGTTGACGATCTCGCTTGGCAAAAGCTGGATGCGAAGCAAATCCCTCAGCTCGTTGATGAAGGCAAAACGGTGTTTGTTGATGTGACTGCTGATTGGTGTATCACCTGTAAAGCCAACAAGATCGGCGTCATCCTTCAAGACCCTGTCTACAGTCACCTACAGCAAGAAGACATTGTTTTGATGAAAGGTGATTGGACAACACCAAGTGAAAGTGTCACTCAATATTTACAAAGTAATGGGCGATTTGGTGTGCCATTTAATATCGTCTACGGCCCGAGCTATAAAAGCGGTATTCCACTGCCTGTCATTCTCAACAGTGACACTGTCGTTCAAGCCATCGACGCTGCGAGATAA
- a CDS encoding mechanosensitive ion channel family protein translates to MMKVWRCLLLMLAFVAFGSYAQSVEKIAEVQDQLMLDLVTLETAHDAEKPFLEDILRRKNQGLREEIFSQLSSDKKEGLDVTLAQQVELLQKLLSLNEIKIVSMSKENRSAEGDAKKRLELRIQKRIGMMDVYYQQLAKTLNWSKERGVDVSVPEGELKTALVSRSQYLTNAILYTDTQRQDLERRLSYVSEEEKATIKTELERFSERTSVMVASLEETITLMEPFGVDVTSYKRVLLATTGDINADVLDVDVALELLDGWLRSFSSWAFENTPSFIVKLALFLGILYVTRLIANVARKTVRKSVSHSKMDFSVLMQDFFVSIASKAVVFVGLLIALSQIGIELAPLLTGFGVAGVIIGFALQDTLSNFASGLMILIYRPYDVGDMVKVAGVQGTVKDMSLVSTTVQTIDNQRLVIPNNKIWGDVINNITAERVRRVDMVFGIGYSDDIDKAKAVLNDIILAHPLVLKKPEHMIKLHTLNTSSVDFVVRPWVKTDDYWDVYWDVTETVKKRFDEEGITIPFPQRDVHIYNHEEN, encoded by the coding sequence ATGATGAAGGTTTGGCGTTGTCTATTGTTAATGTTGGCGTTTGTCGCATTTGGAAGTTATGCGCAGAGCGTTGAGAAAATCGCAGAAGTACAAGATCAGTTAATGCTCGATCTAGTAACATTAGAAACGGCGCATGATGCTGAAAAACCCTTTCTTGAAGATATATTAAGGCGTAAGAATCAGGGCCTACGCGAAGAGATTTTTTCACAGCTATCGTCGGATAAAAAAGAGGGGCTGGATGTCACTCTTGCTCAGCAGGTTGAACTACTGCAAAAATTACTGTCATTGAATGAAATTAAAATCGTTTCAATGAGTAAAGAAAACCGTTCAGCTGAAGGTGATGCTAAAAAACGCCTTGAATTGCGTATTCAAAAACGAATCGGAATGATGGATGTTTATTATCAGCAGCTTGCTAAGACCTTAAATTGGTCAAAAGAACGTGGTGTTGATGTTTCTGTTCCTGAAGGTGAGCTCAAAACAGCACTTGTTTCTCGTTCTCAATATCTTACTAATGCGATTCTATACACTGATACACAGCGTCAAGATTTAGAACGCCGGTTATCTTATGTAAGTGAAGAAGAGAAAGCGACCATTAAAACTGAGCTTGAACGTTTCAGTGAGCGAACTAGCGTTATGGTTGCGAGCTTAGAAGAAACCATCACGCTAATGGAACCGTTTGGCGTAGATGTGACCTCATACAAACGTGTTTTGCTAGCGACGACAGGCGACATTAACGCTGATGTGTTGGATGTTGATGTTGCACTGGAACTGTTGGATGGTTGGCTTCGTTCATTCAGTTCATGGGCTTTTGAAAATACCCCTTCATTTATCGTTAAACTCGCGCTTTTCCTCGGGATTTTGTATGTAACTCGCCTTATTGCTAATGTGGCGCGTAAAACCGTTCGCAAGAGTGTTTCGCACTCTAAAATGGACTTCAGTGTATTGATGCAGGACTTCTTTGTATCAATTGCATCTAAAGCGGTCGTGTTTGTTGGTTTGCTGATCGCCCTCTCTCAAATAGGGATCGAGTTAGCTCCGTTATTAACTGGTTTCGGTGTTGCGGGTGTCATCATTGGTTTCGCATTGCAAGATACGCTATCTAATTTTGCATCGGGTTTGATGATCTTGATCTACCGTCCTTATGATGTGGGTGACATGGTTAAAGTCGCGGGTGTGCAAGGCACGGTAAAAGACATGAGTTTAGTGTCGACGACCGTTCAAACCATCGATAACCAACGCTTGGTGATTCCGAACAACAAGATTTGGGGTGACGTGATCAACAACATCACGGCAGAGCGTGTAAGGCGTGTTGATATGGTTTTCGGTATTGGTTACTCAGATGATATCGATAAAGCGAAAGCGGTATTGAACGACATCATTCTAGCGCACCCTCTAGTGTTGAAAAAACCAGAGCACATGATCAAGCTTCACACCTTGAATACCTCTTCTGTTGATTTCGTAGTACGACCTTGGGTTAAGACTGATGATTATTGGGATGTGTACTGGGATGTAACGGAAACCGTGAAGAAACGCTTCGATGAAGAAGGCATCACGATTCCATTCCCTCAACGAGATGTACATATTTACAATCACGAAGAGAACTAA
- a CDS encoding RecX family transcriptional regulator produces the protein MDDSQQKTNSRNTTVRKATRIESVMNSAMWHLTQRDMTESELIAKLKVKTDNQEWIDETLGTLKGFGYLKPDQVFAEQFVEQAFSGEFGSRYIVEKLKKKGLTDLVISDAIHKVSFEKSIDEQTILIDRINHYYSSFTMSREKLVATLQKRGFSYQQVKVAIEQHPQAHQLKSNIQIKAEKADLEKEVLKYARKGKGLTAIQQELRQRQIDTSELSSLIDRLINEEQLDFYSSCLEQLQKKSYDLNDHKERSKAYAMLSRKGFSSDEIKFALSEGNE, from the coding sequence ATGGATGATTCACAGCAAAAAACGAACAGTAGAAATACAACAGTAAGAAAAGCGACGCGAATCGAAAGCGTTATGAACTCTGCGATGTGGCATCTAACCCAAAGAGACATGACGGAAAGCGAGCTGATTGCGAAGCTCAAAGTGAAAACCGATAATCAAGAATGGATCGATGAAACTTTAGGGACTCTGAAAGGCTTTGGGTATCTCAAGCCTGATCAAGTGTTTGCAGAACAATTCGTGGAACAAGCTTTTTCTGGTGAATTCGGTTCTCGATATATTGTCGAAAAATTGAAGAAGAAGGGCCTGACGGACTTAGTGATTTCTGATGCAATCCATAAAGTGTCCTTCGAAAAGTCTATTGATGAACAAACCATCTTGATAGACCGAATCAACCACTACTACTCAAGCTTTACCATGAGCCGTGAAAAGCTGGTTGCGACCCTGCAAAAGCGTGGCTTTAGCTATCAACAAGTTAAGGTAGCGATTGAACAGCACCCACAAGCGCATCAACTGAAAAGTAACATTCAAATTAAGGCCGAGAAAGCCGACTTGGAAAAAGAAGTACTCAAGTATGCTCGTAAAGGCAAGGGCCTGACCGCCATTCAGCAAGAGCTTAGACAACGACAAATCGACACCAGTGAACTGTCATCGCTCATCGACCGATTGATTAATGAGGAGCAGCTAGATTTCTATTCTTCGTGTTTAGAACAGTTACAAAAGAAATCTTATGACCTCAACGATCACAAAGAGCGTTCAAAGGCGTACGCAATGTTAAGTCGAAAAGGCTTTTCGTCGGATGAAATCAAATTTGCTCTGAGTGAAGGCAACGAATAA